From the genome of Triticum aestivum cultivar Chinese Spring chromosome 3B, IWGSC CS RefSeq v2.1, whole genome shotgun sequence, one region includes:
- the LOC123069611 gene encoding uncharacterized protein produces the protein MEALSEIRAEETRLRGAGLLEVPSVLATRSSSTPPAAPTPSRSSAPPLLPTPSGGSGRTRPHCDYCNNDGHIESQCYTKRKHLHKARSSSSGTSSSTSTASAIALTEQDILRLKRLLAASGSSSTGTAGSVTDASRTEQPPSTQSGPSHAHSGWGWPSPP, from the exons atggaggcactttctgagattcgtgctgaggagactcgcttacgtggtgctggtttgctggaggttccctctgtgctcgctactcggTCTTCTTCCACGCCACCTGCTGCACCGACCccttctcgctcgagtgctccgccgctcttgcccactccttctggaggctccGGTCGCACCCGTCCACATTGCGATtactgcaacaatgatggtcatattgagtcccagtgctacacgaagaggaaacacctGCACAAGGCGCGATCATCATCTTCAGGGACTTCGTCATCTACCTCGACAGCTTCAGCCATTGccttgactgagcaggatattctgagacttaagcgtctgctcgcggcttcaggttcttcctcgacgggtactgctggttctgtgactgatgcttcccgcactgagcaaccgccctctacacagtcag gaccgtcgcacgcacactctggttggggctggccctcgccgccgtga
- the LOC123069609 gene encoding peroxidase 9, whose protein sequence is MGSSSKRCLGAILVASFYFSTSLAFFPAHHEGESAHPVEHGPKPGLSPHFYRSTCPQADEIVVSVLKKAIAKEPRIAASLLRLLFHDCFVQGCDASVLLDDSKAVASEKNALPNKKSIRGFEVIDEIKAALEEACPHTVSCADTIALAARGSTVLSGGPYWELPLGRRDSKTAYMKLANKNLPPPNATLHRLVKFFGRQGLDKTDLVALSGSHTIGMARCVSFKQRLYNQHRDNKPDMTLEKRFYHKLASICPRTGGDNNISPLDFASPPKFDNSYYKLIVEGRGLLNSDQVLWTGKDPEIAHLVKSYAENESLFFEHYVNSIIKMGNTNPLLGSDGEIRMNCRRVNHVR, encoded by the exons ATGGGTTCATCATCCAAGAGATGCCTCGGCGCGATCCTCGTTGCATCTTTCTACTTCTCAACCTCCCTTGCCTTCTTCCCTGCTCACCATGAGGGTGAGAGTGCCCATCCAGTTGAGCACGGTCCAAAGCCGGGTCTTTCTCCACATTTCTACAGATCCACATGCCCGCAAGCTGATGAGATTGTGGTCTCCGTCCTGAAGAAGGCGATTGCCAAGGAACCGCGCATCGCCGCGTCCCTTCTCAGGCTCCTTTTCCATGACTGCTTTGTTCag GGGTGCGATGCGTCCGTTCTGCTGGATGACAGCAAGGCAGTTGCAAGCGAGAAGAACGCTCTTCCCAACAAGAAGTCTATTAGAGGATTTGAAGTCATAGATGAGATTAAAGCTGCACTGGAAGAAGCATGCCCACACACAGTCTCTTGTGCTGACACTATTGCCCTAGCTGCCAGAGGTTCAACAGTATTG AGTGGTGGGCCATACTGGGAACTCCCGCTGGGAAGGAGGGATTCAAAGACAGCATATATGAAGCTAGCAAATAAGAACCTGCCTCCACCCAATGCAACACTGCATCGTCTTGTAAAATTCTTCGGAAGGCAAGGACTGGATAAAACGGACCTTGTAGCACTATCAG GTAGCCACACCATCGGAATGGCCAGATGTGTTAGTTTCAAACAACGGCTCTACAATCAGCATCGAGATAACAAACCGGACATGACATTGGAGAAAAGGTTCTATCACAAACTGGCATCAATCTGCCCACGCACTGGAGGTGATAACAACATCAGCCCACTAGACTTTGCCAGCCCTCCGAAATTTGACAACAGCTATTACAAGTTGATAGTGGAGGGAAGAGGTCTTCTTAATTCAGATCAGGTTTTGTGGACCGGAAAGGACCCAGAAATAGCACACCTGGTCAAAAGTTACGCAGAAAATGAGTCCTTGTTCTTTGAACACTACGTGAACTCGATAATCAAGATGGGGAACACAAATCCCCTCTTGGGTTCTGACGGAGAAATCCGTATGAACTGCCGCAGGGTCAATCATGTCCGCTAG